ATAAGGCTTAAAAGATGGGGGACTAGATATGTAAAAAAGGGATTAAAACATGACAAAAAAAGAGGAAACCAGACAAGTCTGGTTCCTACGATCGTGAGAAGCAGAAGGGGGACTCCTTCCCTCACCAAAACCCTAAATCACTAAATTCCTCCAATTAAGAGCTAGATTGTTGTAGAAACGAATGCATTACCCAAGAATCTTGATTATCTAAGTGTTCTTGATCTCAAGTAAGTCAAATTTTGTGATTTGATGAAAGTTTAATTAAGTGGGTTTTGTGTAATTTATGAATGTAATACAAAATTCAGTAAAATTGATGGTTATTAGGAAGGCTAGATATCATTAGAATGCTAAAATTCGAAAATGACCAAGGTTAGggcaaaacccacttgcatgtcaagtAATGTTCAACAATTGTGAAGTTTTGTATGTTAATTTGATGATTAagttatgaaattgttatgaatatAGATTTAGAATTGTATGTTCTTGATTTGAATGATAGATCCTAACATGGTAGTATGTTTATGTTACTCAAGAGTGAACTATGAAAGTTGTGCTTaaaatgcttgtacattatgctagtctaatgatatgcacaccatgtgttcgataaaatgcctaAGTAAGTTAGTTATGGCTTTTGCACGAATACTTGTTAAGATGATGCAATTTTCTCATGATAATGATGTATGTAACTAGTAAACTCCATAACATACCATAAGGATTGTGAAATTAATGTTGAAAGAAAGCTAAAGTACGGGATTATGACATATAGGCACAAAGAaggaagaaggcgcaagtcactcaaaggcacaatcatcacaagatcgcggtaagttcatatgaactttatgTACTATGTTGGTAGATTATGAATGATACTATTTAGAACTATGATTTTAGTATAACTTCCCTTTACGAATCTTGATTGTATAAATGCAAAGAGTTTGTATGGAGAAATGTCCGAAAGACCAAGTTGTGGTAAAATTTAAAGGATCCGTCAATTTGGATGAAATGTTAAATAGAATGATAATTGGAATGTTTAGGAATTAGATTTGTTATATGGGTCAAATGGGGTAAGTACATGAAGGAATGATATGCGGTGATACATTACTAACAAATTGGAAAAATAGAATGACGAAGGCTTCCGAATGAAGGCAAATATGCTAGTAGGGTATCATGGCTATGTTAACGGGTGAAAGGAATATGGAATTAAAGGATTGTAATTGTTATGTGTTACGAACTAACAAGTGTTTGTTGTTATGAATGTTAGGTAAATCTCATGCTTGATTGCGGCGCATTCGGAGCGAACACACAATTGTCAACCTTTACACGCTTCCGGTTCATGTTGTTGATGATGAATGGGTCAAAAACTCTGTTTTGTCATATGATGTTAAATTGTGTTTAGTGTGTTAGTAAGTAGCTAGAACTTTTAAATCTTTTGGTACATTTGTACAAAATTGTCCATGTTGAACCTTGTGGTCACAATTTGTGGTTTTGAAAAGTGTCGTAGTTTATAattaaaatgatgttgttaaaggCAGGGAAAAAGTTAAATTTTCGAACGGGTCATGTCAAATTTTTTTAGAAATTGTATAAAGTTATGTTGTACATCGTAAAGGAAAACGTGGGCGTTTCAATAATACATCTTCAAAAATCGAATACCAGATTGTTTCCATTTTTTTAGGGATTATAAGTTCAAAAAAACTCCTATAGATGATATTAGTTAGTTGAAAAAAGCTACAAATTATTCAATTCATTGGTGTATAGATTCTATATCTATACTGTATTACTAGTAgtgtgcccgcgcgatgcggcggggcgACACTTTGGACTGCGGCactcgtttttggtagttttcttattcgtataatatttatgataacattattgttGTGGATATATGTCATTagtgttacacatatgtaaagttttgttttttttataaaaattaataatcaaaaaacaaaaaaaaaatattgtttttttataaaaactaatattcaaaagacaaaaaaaattaaGTTGTTATAACTATaaagtatgtttattttattggttaaattataaagtataattttattctttaaagttcataactttttttaaatatccacatagtactcatccaataaactttaagtttaaaattttcgtttttataaaaataaaaaatagtattagactcgtaagtacgttttagagctttaacttaaattgttcaTTTTCGGTTTTTTACagatataaaaaattatatttttataaaattttaaagaaatgtttttataaaaaataggatgtcaagagtttatatctttatttgttataaaccagacatttaagcccaacccattacttatgggctttagggtttcCAGCTGTGTTtatctctatatattgtaatgttgaataTTGTGAATATGAAAATCAAGTTTATCTCTGTTTCTCTTTGGTTTTtatcacgttatcagcacgaagaCTCTAACTACCGGCAATCTGAAATCATCCACAAGTTGCTATCATTCAAAACATTCTCCAGTTCATCAAATCCGGGTACACTATTAATATCTCTTACTGTAttgaatatattttttttattattattgcgAACAGACGTGTATCCAAAGAAaaatcttgattttttttttgtttcattcaATCCGGCGGTCACTGCCGCCCTAATACATGAACTCACCCTCAATTTTTGGGGCAGACTAAAACAATGCACGGAAAAATATCCAAAGTTTCTTGTATCGAATCCAGATCCAAACGAATATACTTATCAGCAACAATCATAACCAAAAACCTGTTTTTTCGCTCGCAACAAACGCAAATCGATAATTTTTGATGAAACGACGAATAGGATACCGTTAAAACGCCGTGAATAACGTCGACCACACGCCGTTAGGGTGGAATACGTACCGGAGATGACGGAATCCGTACTGAAGATGACGGTACTGGCGTTGACTACAACGGCCGCCAATACGTACCGGAGATGACGGCGGTCACTGCCGCCACTTGCAACCGAACAAAACAAAGGTTTCAATCCCCTAATTCATAAAATCTCTGACCCGAAATTTTTTTTTCCGGCGATTCATCTGCAGCGTCAACTGCTCCGTTTTCTGCAACCGTTTCTGGCGAATCAATGACGGTTTCTTTTTAGAGATCCGGTGGGTCGGAAAGGTTTATCGGCGGTTTATCTGTTCCTCTTTTGCTTTTTTTGCGCCGAACGAttctttgttaattttttttttctctatgCTCTTTGAAGTTTTATTTTGAAATAGTATATGACAAACTGTGAAAAAGAAAGGTTGATTATATCTACTATTATCACTCTATTCAAAACGATGGATAAAGCTGTATCTCATTAACACtattaataatattttattataattaattattaaatattCAATGTTACTACCTCACATCCTTGATGAGGAGTATTGTTTTTCTCTCATAGCAAAAAGAATAAATGGGCTCTGGCCTTCTCTTCAttctattaataataataataacaacacttgtaatatcaatgttttaaaaaccggtaaataccggccggttataccggtattatcGTTTCCAGATATAAATCCGGTATGAAAtaccccggtaaataagtgaaacggcataaggtttgtaccggcggtaaaatccggtataccggtttgaaacgtaataccggtaccggcccagggttattttagtttggattgttacttatttttattatatatgttacttatcttacgtaattttgatatattatgattattcgtaactaaaagtttttatttaatattgtatgaaacgaaaatagttatcatctagttgatgaggatggcgataatagtgaatttcatcttttatgcGATCATGAACTTTATAtattcaacactcaaatggcttaaacatatcgtacactttcatttTGAAAAAGcttgttggaaaattgaatgattttcgattatatttttgataattttttattatggatttacttttgaattatcttttaatatgtaattatgcatttttggattaacttttgtaatttatgaaattacagagttagctagtcaacccggttgaaccgctcggtacaacctggttcaaccggttgaaccattttttagcctaatccggtttgatttaaaaaccggtttttaaaacattgtgtAATATTACATTCAATATATAAAGTTGTTGTTGTACGTTAGAAATATAACATCAACATTATTATCtcaatattataatattatattaataatataatatcAACAAATTTGGTGTGATcttatttttttaatgaaaaaaaaaatccaaattcATCACTACATATGAAAATTGTCTTCTTGAATAGAACCTGAAGTTCTAATCATAAAGAACCCGAAGTTCTAATCATAAAGAACCCGAAGTTCTCCTATGGTATCCATTATATTCACATGCTCGTTATTAAATGCATGTTTCTTTCATTTGTAGATAAAATGTCGAACTTATCAAAACTTGAATTCACTGCACTTGACATCTCGGGTAACAACTACCTCCCTTGGACTCTTGATGCTAAAATTCATTTGACGGCAAATAATTTGGGGGAGACAATTAATGTTGATAATCAGACCTCACCTCAAAATAAAGCGAAAGCTATGATATTCCTTCGTCATCATCTTCACGAAGATCTAAAGCGGGAATATCTAACTGTTGAGGACCCTCTTGAATTATGGACAAATATCAAAGAACGttttgaccaccagaagttggtctTACTCCCCAAAGCCCGCTATGAATGGCTTCATTTACGACTACAAGATTTTAAGACCGTCAATGAGTATAATTCTGCTCTGTTCCGCATTACCTCTGAACTTAAATTATGTGGTGAGAAAATTACCGACGAAGACATGCTTGAAAAAACTTTCTCAACGTTCCATGCCTCAAATATGCTCCTGTCGCAGCAATACAGGGAACGTCAATTTACTAAGTATTCTGAATTGATATCATGTCTTCTGGTCGCGGAGCAAAACAACAAGCTCCTACTACAAAATCATCAATCGCGACCTGCCGGTGCAAGCCCATTCCCTGAAGCGAATGTGGCCAATTATCAAAGCGGACGAGGTAGAGGTAGAGGCCGCGGCCCCAGCAGAGGTCGTGGTCGTGGTCGAGGACGGGGATATACATGGCGTCAAGAGTCCCAGAACACAAAACATAGCGGTGGTGAATCGAGTCGACACAATACGGGGCGACCTTCGAAAAAGAAAAGTAGCGGGAACCAAAGCAATATTTGTTATAAATGTGGGATGTCAAATCATTGGTCCCGcacatgtcacacccctaaacACCTCGTTGAGGCATATCAACGCATGAtgaaagaaaaaggaaagaatgCTGAAACTAATCTGATTGAGAATGCACCTTCAGCCACGATATCAGACGTTCATTTGGATGCATGTGATTTCATTGAAAATGTTCGTGATGTTTAAACATATTTATCGTACcttttatgttttacttttcaCACTGTGACCTTTGGTATTTGTTTTGGTTTGAAACTCTTGcaatgttttatttttacttctttgcattaacttttattttttttatttatttatttcctgAAGAAATATGCATGCTAGCTCCAGTAGAGCTATTATTGGTGATCAATGTTTGGTAGATAGTGGTAGTACTAACACTATTCTCAAAGATATGAAATTTTTCTCTGAGTTGTCTCCGGCAGAGACACCGATTAGTACTATATCTGGTGTTAGTAACCTTATCGAAGGCTCCGGCAGAGCGCACATAATATTATCTTCGGGTACCCAACTAACTATTGATAATGCATTATATTCAAGTAAATCCAGAAGAAATTTACTTAGCTTTAAAGATATTCGAAAAAATGGTTACCACCTAAAAACAATATTTGAACATAATATTGAATATCTTCAAATTACTTCAAACAAAAATGGCAAAGAAACAATTGTTGAACAATTAGAAGCTttatcctctggattatattgtactaatatcaatccaatcgaatcatacatggtgagtaaccaaaagctgttagataaagacacattcaatatatggcatgaccgtctaggtcaccctggtagcataatgatgagacgaataatcaaaagtgcaaccgggcaccctctcaaaaacttaaaagttttgctACCACAAGACTTATCATGTGCAGCATGCTCTCTAGGCAAACTTATAACTCGGCCCTCACAAACTAAATTGATACATGAAACCCCTCATTTTTGGAAAGAATCCAAGGGGATATTTGTGGGCCTATCCATCCTCCGTGTGGACCATTCCGCTATTTCTTGGTCTTAATAGACGCATCCTCCAGGTGGTCACATGTGAGCCTTTTAGCTACTCGAAATGTAGCATTTGCCAGACTTTTAGCTCAAATAATACAATTGAGAGCCAATTTCCCCGATAATCAAATTAAAAACATTCGAATGGATAATGCGGGAGAGTTTACATCTCAAGCTTTTAATGACTATTGTATGTCAATTGGAATCAATGTTGAACATTCAGTACCTTATGTTCACACACAAAACGGTTTAGCTGAATCTCTGattaaacgattacaaataatcgctagaccactcttaatgagatgtaaattaccatcttctgcatggggtcatgctattttgcatgccgctgcactgattagattgagaccaactgctgatcatgaatactccccattacaactggtctccggacgagaaccaagtttgtcccaccttagaatttttggttgtgcggtatatgtaccaataccgccaccacaacgtactacaatgggaccccaaagaagactgggtatctatattggttttaactcccagtccataattaaatatttagaaccaatgacgggagacatgtttacagcacggtatgctgactgtcattttgatgaaacaatgttcctagtcttagggggagataaggacaaagaaagactggtaacacaagaaaTAACATGGAATGCATCATCGCTATCAAATCTCGACCCCTGAAGTGGTCAATGCGAGTATGAAGTCCAAAAGATTatacatttgcaaagaatagcgaatgaattaccagatgtattcacagacacgaatagagtgacaaagtcacatgtaccagcatcaaatgcacctgctcgaattgaagtaatcccagaagcgattactatacaacgaaagcgtgggagaccaatcggttccaaagacaaaaacccacggaaacgaaaagagcaaagtaacgcagttggtgaaaactcacaaaagattataaatgaaaccccggtagaggtaaatgtcccagaagagacaactataattccagaggaaaatgaagtttcagaagaaacaccggtaccgaatgaaaatgagatctctattaattatgtacaagatagtacaatgtggaaccggaataaaacacgtgttgatgatatatttgcatatgctatagcaacggatgtaatcaatgaaaatgattacgtaccaaaaactttagaagagtgcatgcacagaaatgattggccaagatggcaagaagccataaaCGCCGAATTGAATTCGCTCGAAAAGCGACATGTTTTCGGACCTGTAGTCCGAacgcccatagacgtcaaaccagtaggttataaatgggtgtttgcaataaaaagaaatgaaaagaatgagattgtacgatataaggctcgacttgtagcacaagggttttcccaaatcccaggagttgattatgaggaaacgtattcccctgtagtggatgcgataacccttaggttcctaatcggcctcacaatctctgaaggacttcatatgagactattggatgtcgtcaccgcatacttatacgggacacttgaaaatgacatctacatgaaaatccctaaaggattaaaattgcctgaagcattaaaatcaacacctcgagatatgtgttctataaagctccaaagatctttatatggtctcaaacaatctggtcgtatgtggtacaatcgactcagtgaatatctcgaaaaagaaggatacaagtctaatgtaatcagtccatgtgtttttataaaaagatcactctcaaatttcactataatagcagtctatgttgatgatatcaacatcatcggatctcctgaagagatagagaaagctgctcagttgttaaagaaggaatttgaaatgaaagatcttggtatgACGAAATTATGTATCGGACTACAATTTGAGTATCTGTGCAATGGCACATTTGTCCATCAATCAAACTACAACCAGAAGATGTTAGTACGTTTCAATATGGACAAAGCACATCCGTTTGGCGTACCCATGGTTGTCCGACCGCtagatccacacaaggatccttatcgccctcaagaagaaggcgaagatgtacttggtccagaagtaccgtacttaagcgcgatcggtgcccttatgtatcttgcaaataacacaagacctgacattgcatttgcagtacatgtactagcgagatacagttcgaatccaacacgtagacactggaatggtgtaaaacatatattccggtatatttccgggacacaagacttaggtcttttctatCAGAAAGATCAAAACTCCAAGCTTGTTGGGTATGCTGATGCCGGATATCTATCAGATCCCCACAAAGCAAAATCTCAGacaggttatgtattcacatacggtggcacatcaatttcttggaagtcaactaagcaaacacttacagcaacatcatcaaatcatgccgaattgatagcactatatgatgctggttgagaatgcgtgtggttgagatcaatgattaatcacatacaagaagcatgcggattagaatagatcaag
This is a stretch of genomic DNA from Helianthus annuus cultivar XRQ/B chromosome 16, HanXRQr2.0-SUNRISE, whole genome shotgun sequence. It encodes these proteins:
- the LOC110919231 gene encoding uncharacterized protein LOC110919231, whose protein sequence is MSNLSKLEFTALDISGNNYLPWTLDAKIHLTANNLGETINVDNQTSPQNKAKAMIFLRHHLHEDLKREYLTVEDPLELWTNIKERFDHQKLVLLPKARYEWLHLRLQDFKTVNEYNSALFRITSELKLCGEKITDEDMLEKTFSTFHASNMLLSQQYRERQFTKYSELISCLLVAEQNNKLLLQNHQSRPAGASPFPEANVANYQSGRGRGRGRGPSRGRGRGRGRGYTWRQESQNTKHSGGESSRHNTGRPSKKKSSGNQSNICYKCGMSNHWSRTCHTPKHLVEAYQRMMKEKGKNAETNLIENAPSATISDVHLDACDFIENVRDV